In Ostrea edulis chromosome 6, xbOstEdul1.1, whole genome shotgun sequence, a single window of DNA contains:
- the LOC125645460 gene encoding serine/threonine-protein kinase DCLK3-like isoform X6, whose amino-acid sequence MDYLDSGSLSVMAVQAPLHHARPHNHEFGETEANYGHHQGGYGRNRGMFGSNAFHPGRFFHGTQPHRRWAGTFGHANRNTYLPNADNIPLKPKVVTIVRNGHKPRNNVKILLNRRSVQSFEQLMADISEAFGPKYKNNKVKKLYSIRGKEVQGISDFFRDDDVFIGVGTESLSDSDIVDIVEEVYPDSSVAKSILREIERNKRKRQNLPKQTQADHDADKRDSGFGEGSDGSNKDQEGDYVMYKGRPQEKGKRRHDYPKEYELSGKLEQEKDKAVQEERERTKKRQQKMMETERRALDEERRKRGLVANKPEDPFKRIKDQKEKEKEEARKKKEEERLKKLEEEEKEKQKKEQEARDKAIQAARDRQAAAEKAEREKEKVEREKMEKEKAEKEDKEKVDKESKDAANKDKTPRDQKATKEKTDPAMKDKEKEKEKAEKKRKAKSKIVRKSKLERQVSTDEHITNRYDLGRTLGDGNFAIVRQSKLKAGGGEYAMKVIDKPKLKGKEHMVENEIEIMKDCHHPNIVKLYEEYETSDKIYLVMELVKGGDLFDAITQSVKFGEVDSAHMVKDLCNALFYLHSRSIVHRDLKPENLLVHRNKDGSISLKLADFGLAMEVKEPIYTVCGTPTYVAPEILSEIGYGLEVDMWAVGVITYILLCGFPPFRSPDRNQTELFEFIKAGEYEFLSPYWDNISPYAKDLIEHLLVVDKKKRYTAIETLSHPWILCNGDMSRPPDSSKMDDMRKTSRKELELQAKQNYDSYQKVREKRKLEQGS is encoded by the exons ATGGATTATTTGGACTCGGGATCATTATCTGTGATGGCTGTTCAAGCTCCTCTTCACCATG CTCGTCCACACAACCATGAATTTGGAGAAACAGAAGCAAACTATGGACATCATCAAGGGGGCTATGGAAGAAATAGGGGAATGTTTGGAAGCAATGCTTTTCATCCGGGACGATTCTTCCATGGAACTCAACCACATCGACGCTGGGCAGGGACATTTGGCCATGCCAACAGAAATACATATCTACCAAATGCTGATAACATTCCACTCAAGCCAAAAGTTGTCACAATAGTCAGAAATGGACACAAACCACGAAACAATGTGAAGATTCTCCTCAACAGGAGAAGTGTTCAGTCCTTTGAGCAACTTATGGCCGATATTTCGGAGGCCTTCGGACCAAAGTATAAAAATAACAAGGTGAAGAAACTGTATTCAATTCGTGGGAAGGAGGTTCAGGGGATTTCAGACTTCTTCCGTGATGATGATGTGTTTATTGGTGTGGGAACAGAAAGTTTATCTGACTCTGACATTGTTGACATTGTGGAAGAGGTGTATCCAGACAGCTCAGTGGCAAAAAGTATTCTTCGAGAAATCGAGAGAAATAAGCGGAAGAGACAGAACCTTCCAAAGCAAACACAAGCTGATCATGATGCAGACAAGCGGGACAGCGGCTTTGGGGAAGGGAGTGATGGCAGCAACAAAGACCAAGAGGGGGATTATGTTATGTACAAAGGCAGGCCTCAAGAAAAGGGAAAACGAAGACATGACTATCCCAAGGAGTATGAGCTATCTGGAAAATTGGAGCAGGAGAAAGATAAAGCAGTTCAGGAGGAACGAGAGAGGACAAAGAAACGACAGCAGAAGATGATGGAGACTGAACGGAGGGCATTAGATGAGGAAAGACGGAAGAGGGGGCTAGTAGCCAACAAACCAGAAGACCCATTCAAGAGGATAAAGGATCAAAAAGAGAAGGAGAAGGAAGAGGCACGAAAGAAGAAAGAGGAAGAGAGACTAAAAAAATTGGAGGAGgaagagaaagaaaaacagaaaaaagAGCAGGAAGCCAGAGATAAAGCCATCCAGGCTGCTAGAGACAGACAAGCAGCTGCTGAGAAGGcagagagagagaaggagaaGGTAGAGAGAGAGAAGATGGAAAAAGAGAAAGCTGAGAAGGAGGACAAAGAAAAGGTTGATAAAGAGAGTAAAGATGCTGCTAACAAGGATAAGACTCCAAGAGATCAAAAGGCAACGAAGGAGAAAACGGACCCAGCAATGAAAGACAAggaaaaagaaaaggaaaaggCTGAGAAAAAGCGAAAAGCAAAATCCAAGATTGTACGCAAATCTAAATTAGAACGTCAGGTGAGCACTGATGAGCACATTACTAATAGGTATGACTTGGGTCGAACTCTCGGAGATGGAAACTTTGCTATTGTGAGACAGTCTAAGTTAAAAGCAGGGGGAGGTGAATATGCCATGAAAGTGATAGACAAACCAAAACTGAAAGGCAAGGAGCACATGGTGGAAAATGAAATAGAGATCATGAAGGATTGTCACCATCCCAATATTGTGAAGTTGTATGAGGAATACGAAACATCAGACAAAATCTACTTAGTCATGGAACTTGTTAAG GGTGGAGATTTGTTTGATGCCATCACTCAGAGTGTGAAATTTGGAGAAGTGGACTCTgctcacatggtcaaagatttATGTAATGCTCTCTTCTACCTCCATTCTCGCTCCATAGTCCACCGAGACCTTAAGCCTGAGAACCTTCTG GTTCACCGAAACAAGGATGGCTCTATATCACTGAAGCTGGCAGACTTTGGGTTAGCCATGGAAGTAAAAGAACCTATCTACACTGTGTGCGGAACACCAACTTATGTAGCTCCAGAAATCCTCTCCGAAATCG GTTATGGCTTGGAGGTAGACATGTGGGCTGTTGGCGTAATCACCTACATCTTACTGTGTGGATTTCCTCCCTTCCGAAGTCCAGACAGAAACCAGACAGAACTGTTTGAGTTCATCAAAGCAGGGGAATATGAATTCCTTAGTCCGTATTGGGACAACATCTCTCCTT ATGCCAAAGACCTGATAGAGCACCTGTTGGTGGTGGACAAGAAGAAGCGTTATACAGCCATAGAAACACTCTCTCATCCATGGATTTTATGTAATGGTGATATGTCGAGGCCACCGGACAGCTCGAAAATGGATGATATGAGGAAAACCTCACGAAAAGAATTAGAACTGCAGGCAAAACAAAATTATGACTCTTATCAGAAAGTCAGAGAGAAACGCAAGCTTGAACAAGGGTCGTGA
- the LOC125645460 gene encoding serine/threonine-protein kinase DCLK3-like isoform X7 gives MPKSQWMIIYINARPHNHEFGETEANYGHHQGGYGRNRGMFGSNAFHPGRFFHGTQPHRRWAGTFGHANRNTYLPNADNIPLKPKVVTIVRNGHKPRNNVKILLNRRSVQSFEQLMADISEAFGPKYKNNKVKKLYSIRGKEVQGISDFFRDDDVFIGVGTESLSDSDIVDIVEEVYPDSSVAKSILREIERNKRKRQNLPKQTQADHDADKRDSGFGEGSDGSNKDQEGDYVMYKGRPQEKGKRRHDYPKEYELSGKLEQEKDKAVQEERERTKKRQQKMMETERRALDEERRKRGLVANKPEDPFKRIKDQKEKEKEEARKKKEEERLKKLEEEEKEKQKKEQEARDKAIQAARDRQAAAEKAEREKEKVEREKMEKEKAEKEDKEKVDKESKDAANKDKTPRDQKATKEKTDPAMKDKEKEKEKAEKKRKAKSKIVRKSKLERQVSTDEHITNRYDLGRTLGDGNFAIVRQSKLKAGGGEYAMKVIDKPKLKGKEHMVENEIEIMKDCHHPNIVKLYEEYETSDKIYLVMELVKGGDLFDAITQSVKFGEVDSAHMVKDLCNALFYLHSRSIVHRDLKPENLLVHRNKDGSISLKLADFGLAMEVKEPIYTVCGTPTYVAPEILSEIGYGLEVDMWAVGVITYILLCGFPPFRSPDRNQTELFEFIKAGEYEFLSPYWDNISPYAKDLIEHLLVVDKKKRYTAIETLSHPWILCNGDMSRPPDSSKMDDMRKTSRKELELQAKQNYDSYQKVREKRKLEQGS, from the exons CTCGTCCACACAACCATGAATTTGGAGAAACAGAAGCAAACTATGGACATCATCAAGGGGGCTATGGAAGAAATAGGGGAATGTTTGGAAGCAATGCTTTTCATCCGGGACGATTCTTCCATGGAACTCAACCACATCGACGCTGGGCAGGGACATTTGGCCATGCCAACAGAAATACATATCTACCAAATGCTGATAACATTCCACTCAAGCCAAAAGTTGTCACAATAGTCAGAAATGGACACAAACCACGAAACAATGTGAAGATTCTCCTCAACAGGAGAAGTGTTCAGTCCTTTGAGCAACTTATGGCCGATATTTCGGAGGCCTTCGGACCAAAGTATAAAAATAACAAGGTGAAGAAACTGTATTCAATTCGTGGGAAGGAGGTTCAGGGGATTTCAGACTTCTTCCGTGATGATGATGTGTTTATTGGTGTGGGAACAGAAAGTTTATCTGACTCTGACATTGTTGACATTGTGGAAGAGGTGTATCCAGACAGCTCAGTGGCAAAAAGTATTCTTCGAGAAATCGAGAGAAATAAGCGGAAGAGACAGAACCTTCCAAAGCAAACACAAGCTGATCATGATGCAGACAAGCGGGACAGCGGCTTTGGGGAAGGGAGTGATGGCAGCAACAAAGACCAAGAGGGGGATTATGTTATGTACAAAGGCAGGCCTCAAGAAAAGGGAAAACGAAGACATGACTATCCCAAGGAGTATGAGCTATCTGGAAAATTGGAGCAGGAGAAAGATAAAGCAGTTCAGGAGGAACGAGAGAGGACAAAGAAACGACAGCAGAAGATGATGGAGACTGAACGGAGGGCATTAGATGAGGAAAGACGGAAGAGGGGGCTAGTAGCCAACAAACCAGAAGACCCATTCAAGAGGATAAAGGATCAAAAAGAGAAGGAGAAGGAAGAGGCACGAAAGAAGAAAGAGGAAGAGAGACTAAAAAAATTGGAGGAGgaagagaaagaaaaacagaaaaaagAGCAGGAAGCCAGAGATAAAGCCATCCAGGCTGCTAGAGACAGACAAGCAGCTGCTGAGAAGGcagagagagagaaggagaaGGTAGAGAGAGAGAAGATGGAAAAAGAGAAAGCTGAGAAGGAGGACAAAGAAAAGGTTGATAAAGAGAGTAAAGATGCTGCTAACAAGGATAAGACTCCAAGAGATCAAAAGGCAACGAAGGAGAAAACGGACCCAGCAATGAAAGACAAggaaaaagaaaaggaaaaggCTGAGAAAAAGCGAAAAGCAAAATCCAAGATTGTACGCAAATCTAAATTAGAACGTCAGGTGAGCACTGATGAGCACATTACTAATAGGTATGACTTGGGTCGAACTCTCGGAGATGGAAACTTTGCTATTGTGAGACAGTCTAAGTTAAAAGCAGGGGGAGGTGAATATGCCATGAAAGTGATAGACAAACCAAAACTGAAAGGCAAGGAGCACATGGTGGAAAATGAAATAGAGATCATGAAGGATTGTCACCATCCCAATATTGTGAAGTTGTATGAGGAATACGAAACATCAGACAAAATCTACTTAGTCATGGAACTTGTTAAG GGTGGAGATTTGTTTGATGCCATCACTCAGAGTGTGAAATTTGGAGAAGTGGACTCTgctcacatggtcaaagatttATGTAATGCTCTCTTCTACCTCCATTCTCGCTCCATAGTCCACCGAGACCTTAAGCCTGAGAACCTTCTG GTTCACCGAAACAAGGATGGCTCTATATCACTGAAGCTGGCAGACTTTGGGTTAGCCATGGAAGTAAAAGAACCTATCTACACTGTGTGCGGAACACCAACTTATGTAGCTCCAGAAATCCTCTCCGAAATCG GTTATGGCTTGGAGGTAGACATGTGGGCTGTTGGCGTAATCACCTACATCTTACTGTGTGGATTTCCTCCCTTCCGAAGTCCAGACAGAAACCAGACAGAACTGTTTGAGTTCATCAAAGCAGGGGAATATGAATTCCTTAGTCCGTATTGGGACAACATCTCTCCTT ATGCCAAAGACCTGATAGAGCACCTGTTGGTGGTGGACAAGAAGAAGCGTTATACAGCCATAGAAACACTCTCTCATCCATGGATTTTATGTAATGGTGATATGTCGAGGCCACCGGACAGCTCGAAAATGGATGATATGAGGAAAACCTCACGAAAAGAATTAGAACTGCAGGCAAAACAAAATTATGACTCTTATCAGAAAGTCAGAGAGAAACGCAAGCTTGAACAAGGGTCGTGA
- the LOC125645460 gene encoding serine/threonine-protein kinase DCLK3-like isoform X8: protein MAGKSASATRPHNHEFGETEANYGHHQGGYGRNRGMFGSNAFHPGRFFHGTQPHRRWAGTFGHANRNTYLPNADNIPLKPKVVTIVRNGHKPRNNVKILLNRRSVQSFEQLMADISEAFGPKYKNNKVKKLYSIRGKEVQGISDFFRDDDVFIGVGTESLSDSDIVDIVEEVYPDSSVAKSILREIERNKRKRQNLPKQTQADHDADKRDSGFGEGSDGSNKDQEGDYVMYKGRPQEKGKRRHDYPKEYELSGKLEQEKDKAVQEERERTKKRQQKMMETERRALDEERRKRGLVANKPEDPFKRIKDQKEKEKEEARKKKEEERLKKLEEEEKEKQKKEQEARDKAIQAARDRQAAAEKAEREKEKVEREKMEKEKAEKEDKEKVDKESKDAANKDKTPRDQKATKEKTDPAMKDKEKEKEKAEKKRKAKSKIVRKSKLERQVSTDEHITNRYDLGRTLGDGNFAIVRQSKLKAGGGEYAMKVIDKPKLKGKEHMVENEIEIMKDCHHPNIVKLYEEYETSDKIYLVMELVKGGDLFDAITQSVKFGEVDSAHMVKDLCNALFYLHSRSIVHRDLKPENLLVHRNKDGSISLKLADFGLAMEVKEPIYTVCGTPTYVAPEILSEIGYGLEVDMWAVGVITYILLCGFPPFRSPDRNQTELFEFIKAGEYEFLSPYWDNISPYAKDLIEHLLVVDKKKRYTAIETLSHPWILCNGDMSRPPDSSKMDDMRKTSRKELELQAKQNYDSYQKVREKRKLEQGS from the exons CTCGTCCACACAACCATGAATTTGGAGAAACAGAAGCAAACTATGGACATCATCAAGGGGGCTATGGAAGAAATAGGGGAATGTTTGGAAGCAATGCTTTTCATCCGGGACGATTCTTCCATGGAACTCAACCACATCGACGCTGGGCAGGGACATTTGGCCATGCCAACAGAAATACATATCTACCAAATGCTGATAACATTCCACTCAAGCCAAAAGTTGTCACAATAGTCAGAAATGGACACAAACCACGAAACAATGTGAAGATTCTCCTCAACAGGAGAAGTGTTCAGTCCTTTGAGCAACTTATGGCCGATATTTCGGAGGCCTTCGGACCAAAGTATAAAAATAACAAGGTGAAGAAACTGTATTCAATTCGTGGGAAGGAGGTTCAGGGGATTTCAGACTTCTTCCGTGATGATGATGTGTTTATTGGTGTGGGAACAGAAAGTTTATCTGACTCTGACATTGTTGACATTGTGGAAGAGGTGTATCCAGACAGCTCAGTGGCAAAAAGTATTCTTCGAGAAATCGAGAGAAATAAGCGGAAGAGACAGAACCTTCCAAAGCAAACACAAGCTGATCATGATGCAGACAAGCGGGACAGCGGCTTTGGGGAAGGGAGTGATGGCAGCAACAAAGACCAAGAGGGGGATTATGTTATGTACAAAGGCAGGCCTCAAGAAAAGGGAAAACGAAGACATGACTATCCCAAGGAGTATGAGCTATCTGGAAAATTGGAGCAGGAGAAAGATAAAGCAGTTCAGGAGGAACGAGAGAGGACAAAGAAACGACAGCAGAAGATGATGGAGACTGAACGGAGGGCATTAGATGAGGAAAGACGGAAGAGGGGGCTAGTAGCCAACAAACCAGAAGACCCATTCAAGAGGATAAAGGATCAAAAAGAGAAGGAGAAGGAAGAGGCACGAAAGAAGAAAGAGGAAGAGAGACTAAAAAAATTGGAGGAGgaagagaaagaaaaacagaaaaaagAGCAGGAAGCCAGAGATAAAGCCATCCAGGCTGCTAGAGACAGACAAGCAGCTGCTGAGAAGGcagagagagagaaggagaaGGTAGAGAGAGAGAAGATGGAAAAAGAGAAAGCTGAGAAGGAGGACAAAGAAAAGGTTGATAAAGAGAGTAAAGATGCTGCTAACAAGGATAAGACTCCAAGAGATCAAAAGGCAACGAAGGAGAAAACGGACCCAGCAATGAAAGACAAggaaaaagaaaaggaaaaggCTGAGAAAAAGCGAAAAGCAAAATCCAAGATTGTACGCAAATCTAAATTAGAACGTCAGGTGAGCACTGATGAGCACATTACTAATAGGTATGACTTGGGTCGAACTCTCGGAGATGGAAACTTTGCTATTGTGAGACAGTCTAAGTTAAAAGCAGGGGGAGGTGAATATGCCATGAAAGTGATAGACAAACCAAAACTGAAAGGCAAGGAGCACATGGTGGAAAATGAAATAGAGATCATGAAGGATTGTCACCATCCCAATATTGTGAAGTTGTATGAGGAATACGAAACATCAGACAAAATCTACTTAGTCATGGAACTTGTTAAG GGTGGAGATTTGTTTGATGCCATCACTCAGAGTGTGAAATTTGGAGAAGTGGACTCTgctcacatggtcaaagatttATGTAATGCTCTCTTCTACCTCCATTCTCGCTCCATAGTCCACCGAGACCTTAAGCCTGAGAACCTTCTG GTTCACCGAAACAAGGATGGCTCTATATCACTGAAGCTGGCAGACTTTGGGTTAGCCATGGAAGTAAAAGAACCTATCTACACTGTGTGCGGAACACCAACTTATGTAGCTCCAGAAATCCTCTCCGAAATCG GTTATGGCTTGGAGGTAGACATGTGGGCTGTTGGCGTAATCACCTACATCTTACTGTGTGGATTTCCTCCCTTCCGAAGTCCAGACAGAAACCAGACAGAACTGTTTGAGTTCATCAAAGCAGGGGAATATGAATTCCTTAGTCCGTATTGGGACAACATCTCTCCTT ATGCCAAAGACCTGATAGAGCACCTGTTGGTGGTGGACAAGAAGAAGCGTTATACAGCCATAGAAACACTCTCTCATCCATGGATTTTATGTAATGGTGATATGTCGAGGCCACCGGACAGCTCGAAAATGGATGATATGAGGAAAACCTCACGAAAAGAATTAGAACTGCAGGCAAAACAAAATTATGACTCTTATCAGAAAGTCAGAGAGAAACGCAAGCTTGAACAAGGGTCGTGA
- the LOC125645460 gene encoding serine/threonine-protein kinase DCLK3-like isoform X9 → MFGSNAFHPGRFFHGTQPHRRWAGTFGHANRNTYLPNADNIPLKPKVVTIVRNGHKPRNNVKILLNRRSVQSFEQLMADISEAFGPKYKNNKVKKLYSIRGKEVQGISDFFRDDDVFIGVGTESLSDSDIVDIVEEVYPDSSVAKSILREIERNKRKRQNLPKQTQADHDADKRDSGFGEGSDGSNKDQEGDYVMYKGRPQEKGKRRHDYPKEYELSGKLEQEKDKAVQEERERTKKRQQKMMETERRALDEERRKRGLVANKPEDPFKRIKDQKEKEKEEARKKKEEERLKKLEEEEKEKQKKEQEARDKAIQAARDRQAAAEKAEREKEKVEREKMEKEKAEKEDKEKVDKESKDAANKDKTPRDQKATKEKTDPAMKDKEKEKEKAEKKRKAKSKIVRKSKLERQVSTDEHITNRYDLGRTLGDGNFAIVRQSKLKAGGGEYAMKVIDKPKLKGKEHMVENEIEIMKDCHHPNIVKLYEEYETSDKIYLVMELVKGGDLFDAITQSVKFGEVDSAHMVKDLCNALFYLHSRSIVHRDLKPENLLVHRNKDGSISLKLADFGLAMEVKEPIYTVCGTPTYVAPEILSEIGYGLEVDMWAVGVITYILLCGFPPFRSPDRNQTELFEFIKAGEYEFLSPYWDNISPYAKDLIEHLLVVDKKKRYTAIETLSHPWILCNGDMSRPPDSSKMDDMRKTSRKELELQAKQNYDSYQKVREKRKLEQGS, encoded by the exons ATGTTTGGAAGCAATGCTTTTCATCCGGGACGATTCTTCCATGGAACTCAACCACATCGACGCTGGGCAGGGACATTTGGCCATGCCAACAGAAATACATATCTACCAAATGCTGATAACATTCCACTCAAGCCAAAAGTTGTCACAATAGTCAGAAATGGACACAAACCACGAAACAATGTGAAGATTCTCCTCAACAGGAGAAGTGTTCAGTCCTTTGAGCAACTTATGGCCGATATTTCGGAGGCCTTCGGACCAAAGTATAAAAATAACAAGGTGAAGAAACTGTATTCAATTCGTGGGAAGGAGGTTCAGGGGATTTCAGACTTCTTCCGTGATGATGATGTGTTTATTGGTGTGGGAACAGAAAGTTTATCTGACTCTGACATTGTTGACATTGTGGAAGAGGTGTATCCAGACAGCTCAGTGGCAAAAAGTATTCTTCGAGAAATCGAGAGAAATAAGCGGAAGAGACAGAACCTTCCAAAGCAAACACAAGCTGATCATGATGCAGACAAGCGGGACAGCGGCTTTGGGGAAGGGAGTGATGGCAGCAACAAAGACCAAGAGGGGGATTATGTTATGTACAAAGGCAGGCCTCAAGAAAAGGGAAAACGAAGACATGACTATCCCAAGGAGTATGAGCTATCTGGAAAATTGGAGCAGGAGAAAGATAAAGCAGTTCAGGAGGAACGAGAGAGGACAAAGAAACGACAGCAGAAGATGATGGAGACTGAACGGAGGGCATTAGATGAGGAAAGACGGAAGAGGGGGCTAGTAGCCAACAAACCAGAAGACCCATTCAAGAGGATAAAGGATCAAAAAGAGAAGGAGAAGGAAGAGGCACGAAAGAAGAAAGAGGAAGAGAGACTAAAAAAATTGGAGGAGgaagagaaagaaaaacagaaaaaagAGCAGGAAGCCAGAGATAAAGCCATCCAGGCTGCTAGAGACAGACAAGCAGCTGCTGAGAAGGcagagagagagaaggagaaGGTAGAGAGAGAGAAGATGGAAAAAGAGAAAGCTGAGAAGGAGGACAAAGAAAAGGTTGATAAAGAGAGTAAAGATGCTGCTAACAAGGATAAGACTCCAAGAGATCAAAAGGCAACGAAGGAGAAAACGGACCCAGCAATGAAAGACAAggaaaaagaaaaggaaaaggCTGAGAAAAAGCGAAAAGCAAAATCCAAGATTGTACGCAAATCTAAATTAGAACGTCAGGTGAGCACTGATGAGCACATTACTAATAGGTATGACTTGGGTCGAACTCTCGGAGATGGAAACTTTGCTATTGTGAGACAGTCTAAGTTAAAAGCAGGGGGAGGTGAATATGCCATGAAAGTGATAGACAAACCAAAACTGAAAGGCAAGGAGCACATGGTGGAAAATGAAATAGAGATCATGAAGGATTGTCACCATCCCAATATTGTGAAGTTGTATGAGGAATACGAAACATCAGACAAAATCTACTTAGTCATGGAACTTGTTAAG GGTGGAGATTTGTTTGATGCCATCACTCAGAGTGTGAAATTTGGAGAAGTGGACTCTgctcacatggtcaaagatttATGTAATGCTCTCTTCTACCTCCATTCTCGCTCCATAGTCCACCGAGACCTTAAGCCTGAGAACCTTCTG GTTCACCGAAACAAGGATGGCTCTATATCACTGAAGCTGGCAGACTTTGGGTTAGCCATGGAAGTAAAAGAACCTATCTACACTGTGTGCGGAACACCAACTTATGTAGCTCCAGAAATCCTCTCCGAAATCG GTTATGGCTTGGAGGTAGACATGTGGGCTGTTGGCGTAATCACCTACATCTTACTGTGTGGATTTCCTCCCTTCCGAAGTCCAGACAGAAACCAGACAGAACTGTTTGAGTTCATCAAAGCAGGGGAATATGAATTCCTTAGTCCGTATTGGGACAACATCTCTCCTT ATGCCAAAGACCTGATAGAGCACCTGTTGGTGGTGGACAAGAAGAAGCGTTATACAGCCATAGAAACACTCTCTCATCCATGGATTTTATGTAATGGTGATATGTCGAGGCCACCGGACAGCTCGAAAATGGATGATATGAGGAAAACCTCACGAAAAGAATTAGAACTGCAGGCAAAACAAAATTATGACTCTTATCAGAAAGTCAGAGAGAAACGCAAGCTTGAACAAGGGTCGTGA
- the LOC125647101 gene encoding uncharacterized protein LOC125647101: MERWLEHYSDLYSKENAVTPTALDAIKCLSVMEELDVEPTMDKLSKAINSLAAGKAQGNESIPPDLIKSCKTTLLHALHEVLCQCWREGTVPQDMSHAKIVTLYKNKGERSDCNNYRGISLLSIVGKVYARALLIHRQNLA, translated from the coding sequence ATGGAGAGATGGTTGGAACACTACTCCGACCTCTATTCCAAAGAGAATGCAGTGACTCCCACAGCCCTCGATGCTATTAAATGCTTGTCAGTAATGGAAGAACTCGATGTAGAGCCAACCATGGACAAGCTGAGCAAAGCCATTAACAGTTTGGCTGCAGGCAAGGCACAAGGCAATGAGAGTATCCCTCCAGACCTCATCAAGAGTTGCAAGACTACTCTACTGCACGCTTTGCATGAAGTCCTCTGCCAGTGCTGGAGAGAGGGAACTGTGCCGCAAGACATGAGCCATGCCAAGATTGTCACTCTATACAAGAACAAGGGCGAGAGAAGCGACTGCAACAATTACAGAGGCATCTCCCTCCTCAGCATTGTTGGCAAAGTCTATGCTCGGGCCCTCCTGATCCATCGTCAGAATTTGGCTTAG